Proteins found in one Channa argus isolate prfri chromosome 7, Channa argus male v1.0, whole genome shotgun sequence genomic segment:
- the si:dkeyp-69b9.3 gene encoding myocardin isoform X1 encodes MTLLASERSLLIRNKFRSVLQLRIQNRRQNEINADPGLKSASPTQKPEKNQSEALCLTDDGATQKLPSCGLNTETAQERTVCGAQRQKKACQAHNLTERLQHPPGPVEQQQKHALPPENRPASFPLSADVFEDDILSCSSSSPTEQHGVHQSPTFSSLPGLSGDQLLSDFSALGPPLNHSPSHTQSCLALLPATEGMRQPLSVTLSESNSMATTGRPNGMYLTSQSTPLLPKTARPPSPPCSTSLPPSLNFNHLPRPRKPRDTKPKMRKLKYHQYIPPDQRGLSGTGVGGAKQKSPTPTQSLDPAYSHLLKQQQVFLQLQILQNQQQQEQQQQQQVQPQQQLTVVPSGDQSNPMKSSGAMPLNPQPVPATSNRTPMDTNPTSKPELLPANLDDLKVSELRQQLRKRGLPVSGTKPALLQRLRPFQLHHACLIPAPICQQLGTKLEPLTPCPPLPPNQSPSSSSISGPDSPSSSPNQQLYIQDRGVPNGILSNSPNGTMNTMNNSFTNAVSVSLAGEQGGLSNTVLLATASTASGTPSPSLPMSSSSPLQCGTRWRTKNEQQQQQLNVELEMRERIRRRPRDRSANAGTEPCGGSLHPFLQQDPGCARGKLEADAQTEVLFTQVFCCQPCDVIGQDLELPVQITASPVQTLPNVRSLEEELQEAIQKAQMDPRQSIDDILDEPISCVGSVSVSDHKSPAHSAPGPSAPPQADQSPASQQHNKDDSFLPSPLCSSLLLELPPSPAVINPSQVIPAPLPPPICTSPLPSTGKSRKRRAPTPFDAADWLETLTSGLRPLTPPKAPFVETDFSLDSDLNVNRVLDLMIEQW; translated from the exons ATGACGCTGCTGGCCTCCGAGAGGTCCCTTCTCATCCGGAACAAGTTCCGCTCAG TCCTGCAGTTGAGGATTCAGAACCGAAGGCAGAATGAAATCAATGCAGACCCTG GGTTGAAATCTGCCAGTCCCACTCAAAAACCAGAGAAAAACCAGAGTGAAGCTCTG TGTCTTACTGACGATGGTGCCACTCAGAAGTTGCCCTCTTGTGGTCTGAACACTGAAACTGCACAAG AGAGGACTGTGTGTGGCGCCCAGAGGCAGAAGAAGGCTTGCCAGGCACACAACCTTACTGAAAGACTGCAGCATCCGCCTGGACCTGTGGAGCAGCAACAGAAACACGCATTGCCTCCAGAGAACC GTCCTGcctctttccctctgtctgcTGATGTCTTCGAAGATGACATCttgtcctgctcctcctcctcgccCACTGAGCAACACGGTGTTCACCAATCACCTACCTTTTCTTCTTTGCCAGGGCTTTCAGGTGACCAATTACTAAGTGACTTCTCAGCTTTGGGCCCACCCCTCAATCACAGCCCTAGTCATACTCAG TCTTGTTTGGCGTTGCTCCCGGCAACCGAGGGCATGAGACAACCTCTGAGTGTAACACTGTCTGAATCAAACTCCATGGCAACAACTGGGAGACCAAATGGGATGTATCTGACCTCTCAGAGTACACCACTGCTGCCAAAG ACAGCTCGGCCTCCCAGCCCTCCTTGCTCTACCTCCCTGCCACCCTCCCTCAACTTCAACCACCTCCCCCGCCCACGGAAACCGCGGGACACAAAACCCAAAATGAGGAAACTCAAGTATCACCAGTACATTCCTCCAGACCAGAGAGGATTGTCTGGGACTGGAG TGGGAGGAGCCAAGCAGAAGAGCCCTACCCCGACCCAGTCTTTAGACCCAGCCTATTCCCATCTCCTTAAGCAGCAGCAGGTCTTTCTCCAGCTGCAAATCCTCCAAAATCAGCAGCAACaagagcaacagcagcaacaacaagtaCAACCACAACAGCAGCTCACTGTTGTTCCCAG TGGAGATCAAAGTAATCCTATGAAGTCCTCTGGAGCCATGCCCCTGAATCCCCAGCCTGTTCCGGCCACATCAAATCGCACCCCTATGGACACTAACCCCACATCCAAGCCTGAGCTTCTCCCGGCAAATCTTGATGATCTAAAA GTGTCAGAGTTGCGGCAGCAGCTGCGTAAGCGTGGCCTCCCCGTCTCTGGGACAAAACCTGCCCTGTTACAGCGTCTCCGCCCCTTCCAGCTTCATCACGCTTGCCTCATCCCTGCTCCCATTTGCCAGCAGCTGGGTACCAAACTGGAGCCCCTCACTCCCTGCCCCCCTCTGCCACCCAACCAGAGCCCCAGCTCAAGCTCCATCTCTGGACCAGACTCACCCAGCAGCAGCCCAAACCAACAGCTCTACATCCAGGACAGGGGAGTTCCTAATGGGATTCTCAGTAACTCTCCAAACGGGACTATGAACACTATGAACAACAGTTTCACAAATGCTGTGTCAGTCAGTTTGGCAGGTGAACAGGGTGGTCTTTCCAACACTGTTCTCCTGGCAACTGCCAGCACCGCCTCAGGGACCCCCAGCCCCAGTCTGCCCATGTCGTCTTCCTCACCCCTGCAGTGTGGGACTCGCTGGAGAACTAAAaacgagcagcagcagcaacaactgaATGTGGAGCTGGAGATGAGGGAGAGGATAAGGAGGAGGCCCCGGGATCGCTCTGCTAACGCTGGCACAGAG CCTTGTGGAGGATCCCTTCATCCTTTCCTGCAACAGGATCCAGGATGTGCTAGAGGGAAATTAGAAGCAGATGCACAAACAGAGGTGTTGTTTACgcag GTGTTTTGCTGTCAACCGTGTGATGTGATTGGCCAGGACTTAGAGCTGCCAGTGCAGATTACAGCAAGTCCTGTTCAGACACTGCCCAATGTTCGCAGCTTGGAAGAAGAACTGCAGGAGGCCATCCAGAAAGCACAG ATGGACCCTCGGCAGTCCATAGATGATATTCTAGATGAGCCCATTTCTTGTGTTG GCTCTGTCAGTGTCTCTGATCATAAGTCCCCTGCCCACTCAGCCCCTGGCCCTTCTGCTCCTCCTCAAGCTGATCAGTCTCCTGCCTCCCAACAGCACAACAAGGATGACAGCTTCCTGCCCTCACCCCTTTGCTCCTCTCTCTTGCTGGAGCTTCCTCCATCTCCTGCTGTAATAAACCCCAGCCAGGTTATCCCAGCTCCTCTCCCACCTCCCATCTGCACCTCTCCACTGCCGTCCACCGGAAAGTCACGTAAACGTCGGGCCCCAACACCATTTGACGCTGCCGACTGGCTTGAAACACTGACATCTGGCCTCCGCCCACTTACTCCACCAAAAGCTCCGTTTGTTGAGACAGACTTCAGTCTGGATTCAGACCTGAATGTCAATAGAGTGTTGGATCTGATGATAGAGCAGTGGTGA
- the LOC137130923 gene encoding zinc finger protein 236 gives MSFNSGSCKKYKWVCPKMDSQLASVLTSGSLDVQNGSQSTKVLGPVTEVVLDPKDTTIPISVPGNLQPCPVRGAVTIRQDVSSINGKKPEGGGTSKQASQETHKSGGFRHPITVKPGVPVLRSQPIRIKIVVPSRCKRPITNSTISLTKDFARSHLRPVLVSAGAVIKEKNRSKIKISAVKDEGEIDEVTHLKTDAELFHGTEAEMGETVCKERDVFNAKIIHSDGMETPFISSTDTVKILSQQMIKEETRETEIEKNIPQILQEIDLKSSQKFDELGMKEQTEPLDLSLPKKRDTRERRCGRFLDDFGYESSLIMEVDEYEGEGDRDIVEEDDDDEVIRLDGADTLDESVLSPSFFSASVLTSLSSIDCDTENLLFIDDQGIPYTLSSDGLKVPQVGASTSEEPQSDQANSAEVEGKGSTQLADPNLGQSFNNALKAPSGELYPSPAPATDSPSLGVDQTKVPEVFRNLVTNSDPSNPTEPNVKSVQEANAILSPSSGISVSSQPIQILTHPSTNAPILLLSSSSSSPQLSSAPVGLSLPLSVTQASPGASTPMFLLLSSVPTSSSESTPTSTPIAVLNPSTGQLSQITTAAASVSLPLTSGQVNALGSPLPTLSHPIIRLSANNPPVILSGVNNVNSGSVLPSLAVPSSIPALQSDHHNTTLINSQISSSDYNPGTEAIPAEEVSSDNNKPSAFAASSPLTYDPFAQPGSEAETQSPASESKFDPSDLHSEHLPLDDHLYFSNTAAPLSPSILPSGKLDPFSPLDPLSPAASPNTMGSRRVLYCQLCPRVFFYLSDLERHAITHSQKKPHVCQQCGKAFKRSSHLQRHKHIHTGQRNFVCPICTKRFREAGELQRHQRVHTGEKPYQCQLCHTRFAERNTLRRHTKRKHPYHQVAMEMLNERRERGGGGSAVQEEEESAEWYSSTVSNLDNSESEMET, from the exons AAAGGTATTAGGGCCCGTGACAGAGGTTGTTTTGGACCCAAAGGATACAACCATACCCATTTCTGTACCAGGTAACCTCCAGCCATGCCCTGTCAGAGGAGCAGTGACCATCAGACAAGATGTTTCTTCAATCAATGGGAAAAAGCCAGAGGGGGGCGGGACTTCTAAGCAAGCCTCTCAGGAAACACATAAGTCTGGAGGGTTCAGGCATCCAATTACAGTGAAGCCTGGAGTGCCTGTTCTGCGCAGCCAACCAATCAGAATCAAAATTGTTGTTCCCTCACGGTGCAAGAGGCCAATCACAAACTCCACCATTAGCCTGACCAAAGACTTTGCTCGCTCACATTTGAGACCTGTGTTGGTCTCAGCTGGAGCAGTGatcaaggaaaaaaacagaagtaaaatCAAAATATCTGCTGTTAAGGATGAGGGGGAGATTGATGAGGTTACTCATCTAAAGACTGATGCAGAATTATTCCACGGGACAGAGGCAGAAATGGGAGAAACTGTTTGTAAAGAGAgagatgtttttaatgcaaaaatcaTCCACAGTGATGGAATGGAAACTCCTTTTATCTCAAGCACTGATACAGTTAAAATACTCAGCCAGCAGATGATTAAAGAGGAAACAAGAGAGACggaaatagagaaaaatattCCTCAAATTTTGCAAGAAATAGATTTGAAGTCTTCACAGAAGTTTGATGAGTTGGGGATGAAGGAACAAACCGAACCACTCGACCTGAGCTTGCCCAAGAAAAGAGACACTCGAGAAAGGAGGTGTGGACGGTTTCTTGATGATTTTGGCTATGAGAGCTCGCTGATTATGGAGGTAGATGAATATGAGGGAGAAGGAGACCGAGACATAGTAGAAGAAGATGACGATGATGAAGTGATTCGTCTTGATGGTGCTGACACACTTGATGAATCTGTCTTGtctccttctttcttctctgcctctgtcctGACCTCCCTCTCCTCAATAGACTGTGACACAGAAAACCTTCTTTTCATTGATGACCAGGGAATCCCATACACTCTCAGTTCAGATGGACTCAAAGTGCCACAAGTAGGTGCTTCCACGTCAGAGGAGCCTCAGTCAGATCAGGCTAATTCAGCAGAGGTAGAAGGGAAAGGGTCAACACAGTTAGCAGATCCCAACCTCGGCCAAAGTTTCAATAATGCACTAAAAGCACCTTCTGGTGAGCTTTACCCCTCACCAGCCCCTGCTACTGATTCTCCATCACTAGGTGTTGATCAGACAAAAGTTCCAGAAGTCTTTAGAAATTTAGTTACGAACTCGGATCCCTCAAACCCAACAGAGCCAAATGTTAAATCTGTTCAGGAGGCTAATGCCATTCTTTCACCTTCCTCTGGGATATCAGTCTCCAGCCAGCCCATTCAGATCCTCACACACCCCTCAACTAATGCACCTATTCTCCTTCTGtcgtcctcctcttcctcccctcaGCTCTCTTCTGCTCCTGTAGGTCTCTCACTCCCCCTCTCTGTTACTCAGGCCTCACCTGGTGCTTCCACTCCTatgtttctcctcctctcttctgtaCCCACTTCCTCTAGTGAGTCCACCCCTACCTCCACCCCCATCGCTGTCCTCAACCCTTCAACCGGCCAGTTGTCACAGATAACCACAGCTGCAGCCTCAGTCTCCCTCCCTTTAACCTCTGGTCAGGTGAATGCACTGGGATCACCTCTGCCAACACTGTCTCACCCCATCATTAGACTGAGCGCTAATAACCCCCCTGTCATCCTGTCAGGAGTAAATAACGTAAACTCTGGCTCTGTTCTCCCCTCTCTTGCTGTCCCTTCATCTATTCCTGCTCTCCAGAGTGACCATCACAACACGACTCTCATTAATTCTCAGATCAGCTCTTCCGATTACAATCCAGGAACTGAAGCCATACCTGCCGAAGAAGTCTCTAGTGACAACAACAAGCCATCAGCTTTTGCAGCGTCCTCTCCTTTGACCTACGACCCCTTTGCTCAGCCTGGCTCAGAAGCAGAAACCCAATCACCAGCCTCAGAGTCTAAATTCGACCCCTCTGATCTACACTCAGAACATTTACCTCTGGATGACCATCTTTATTTCTCCAACACAGCTGCTCCTCTCTCCCCTTCCATACTCCCCTCTGGTAAACTTGACCCTTTCAGCCCGCTGGATCCTCTCTCTCCAGCGGCGTCACCCAACACAATGGGCTCTCGCAGGGTGCTGTACTGTCAGCTGTGTCCACGGGTCTTCTTTTACCTCTCTGACCTTGAACGCCACGCTATCACTCACTCCCAGAAGAAGCCTCACGTTTGTCAGCAGTGCGGCAAAGCCTTCAAACGCTCCAGCCATCTGCAG agacacaaacacatccacacaggCCAGAGGAACTTTGTGTGCCCGATCTGCACCAAACGCTTCAGGGAGGCTGGTGAGCTCCAGCGCCACCAAAGGGTCCACACCGGAGAGAAACCTTACCAGTGCCAACTTTGCCACACACGCTTTGCTGAGCGCAACACACTACGCCGACACACTAAGCGCAAACACCCCTACCACCAAGTAGCCATGGAAATGCTgaatgagagaagagagagaggcgGAGGCGGATCCGCAGtgcaagaggaagaagagagtgCCGAATGGTACAGCTCCACTGTGTCTAATTTGGATAACTCTGAATCTGAAATGGAAACTTAA
- the si:dkeyp-69b9.3 gene encoding MEF2-activating motif and SAP domain-containing transcriptional regulator isoform X2: MTLLASERSLLIRNKFRSVLQLRIQNRRQNEINADPGLKSASPTQKPEKNQSEALCLTDDGATQKLPSCGLNTETAQERTVCGAQRQKKACQAHNLTERLQHPPGPVEQQQKHALPPENRPASFPLSADVFEDDILSCSSSSPTEQHGVHQSPTFSSLPGLSGDQLLSDFSALGPPLNHSPSHTQSCLALLPATEGMRQPLSVTLSESNSMATTGRPNGMYLTSQSTPLLPKVSELRQQLRKRGLPVSGTKPALLQRLRPFQLHHACLIPAPICQQLGTKLEPLTPCPPLPPNQSPSSSSISGPDSPSSSPNQQLYIQDRGVPNGILSNSPNGTMNTMNNSFTNAVSVSLAGEQGGLSNTVLLATASTASGTPSPSLPMSSSSPLQCGTRWRTKNEQQQQQLNVELEMRERIRRRPRDRSANAGTEPCGGSLHPFLQQDPGCARGKLEADAQTEVLFTQVFCCQPCDVIGQDLELPVQITASPVQTLPNVRSLEEELQEAIQKAQMDPRQSIDDILDEPISCVGSVSVSDHKSPAHSAPGPSAPPQADQSPASQQHNKDDSFLPSPLCSSLLLELPPSPAVINPSQVIPAPLPPPICTSPLPSTGKSRKRRAPTPFDAADWLETLTSGLRPLTPPKAPFVETDFSLDSDLNVNRVLDLMIEQW; this comes from the exons ATGACGCTGCTGGCCTCCGAGAGGTCCCTTCTCATCCGGAACAAGTTCCGCTCAG TCCTGCAGTTGAGGATTCAGAACCGAAGGCAGAATGAAATCAATGCAGACCCTG GGTTGAAATCTGCCAGTCCCACTCAAAAACCAGAGAAAAACCAGAGTGAAGCTCTG TGTCTTACTGACGATGGTGCCACTCAGAAGTTGCCCTCTTGTGGTCTGAACACTGAAACTGCACAAG AGAGGACTGTGTGTGGCGCCCAGAGGCAGAAGAAGGCTTGCCAGGCACACAACCTTACTGAAAGACTGCAGCATCCGCCTGGACCTGTGGAGCAGCAACAGAAACACGCATTGCCTCCAGAGAACC GTCCTGcctctttccctctgtctgcTGATGTCTTCGAAGATGACATCttgtcctgctcctcctcctcgccCACTGAGCAACACGGTGTTCACCAATCACCTACCTTTTCTTCTTTGCCAGGGCTTTCAGGTGACCAATTACTAAGTGACTTCTCAGCTTTGGGCCCACCCCTCAATCACAGCCCTAGTCATACTCAG TCTTGTTTGGCGTTGCTCCCGGCAACCGAGGGCATGAGACAACCTCTGAGTGTAACACTGTCTGAATCAAACTCCATGGCAACAACTGGGAGACCAAATGGGATGTATCTGACCTCTCAGAGTACACCACTGCTGCCAAAG GTGTCAGAGTTGCGGCAGCAGCTGCGTAAGCGTGGCCTCCCCGTCTCTGGGACAAAACCTGCCCTGTTACAGCGTCTCCGCCCCTTCCAGCTTCATCACGCTTGCCTCATCCCTGCTCCCATTTGCCAGCAGCTGGGTACCAAACTGGAGCCCCTCACTCCCTGCCCCCCTCTGCCACCCAACCAGAGCCCCAGCTCAAGCTCCATCTCTGGACCAGACTCACCCAGCAGCAGCCCAAACCAACAGCTCTACATCCAGGACAGGGGAGTTCCTAATGGGATTCTCAGTAACTCTCCAAACGGGACTATGAACACTATGAACAACAGTTTCACAAATGCTGTGTCAGTCAGTTTGGCAGGTGAACAGGGTGGTCTTTCCAACACTGTTCTCCTGGCAACTGCCAGCACCGCCTCAGGGACCCCCAGCCCCAGTCTGCCCATGTCGTCTTCCTCACCCCTGCAGTGTGGGACTCGCTGGAGAACTAAAaacgagcagcagcagcaacaactgaATGTGGAGCTGGAGATGAGGGAGAGGATAAGGAGGAGGCCCCGGGATCGCTCTGCTAACGCTGGCACAGAG CCTTGTGGAGGATCCCTTCATCCTTTCCTGCAACAGGATCCAGGATGTGCTAGAGGGAAATTAGAAGCAGATGCACAAACAGAGGTGTTGTTTACgcag GTGTTTTGCTGTCAACCGTGTGATGTGATTGGCCAGGACTTAGAGCTGCCAGTGCAGATTACAGCAAGTCCTGTTCAGACACTGCCCAATGTTCGCAGCTTGGAAGAAGAACTGCAGGAGGCCATCCAGAAAGCACAG ATGGACCCTCGGCAGTCCATAGATGATATTCTAGATGAGCCCATTTCTTGTGTTG GCTCTGTCAGTGTCTCTGATCATAAGTCCCCTGCCCACTCAGCCCCTGGCCCTTCTGCTCCTCCTCAAGCTGATCAGTCTCCTGCCTCCCAACAGCACAACAAGGATGACAGCTTCCTGCCCTCACCCCTTTGCTCCTCTCTCTTGCTGGAGCTTCCTCCATCTCCTGCTGTAATAAACCCCAGCCAGGTTATCCCAGCTCCTCTCCCACCTCCCATCTGCACCTCTCCACTGCCGTCCACCGGAAAGTCACGTAAACGTCGGGCCCCAACACCATTTGACGCTGCCGACTGGCTTGAAACACTGACATCTGGCCTCCGCCCACTTACTCCACCAAAAGCTCCGTTTGTTGAGACAGACTTCAGTCTGGATTCAGACCTGAATGTCAATAGAGTGTTGGATCTGATGATAGAGCAGTGGTGA